The stretch of DNA aatataaatgttcatTGAGGAACgcacttttaaaatacatccACATTACATGTGGTGGGACAGTACACTCTTCCACTCCAGACAATACAAGCTCAAGACTTTTCTGGAACAGACTTGGCATCAAACTACCGAGTTCCAAAgaaattacataacatttagtaaaacacatatttttcgCGCTTGAATACAACAAAGACTAAGAAAATGCCGCCACTCAGTGGACATAGTAGGCATTGCTTAATCAAAAATACTGGAGCAATGTGAACTGCTCTTCAAGTAGCTAGGCGGACATCCAACTGTACTCAAGGACCTCCGACTTAAATAAGGAAATGAAAGCAGCCAATAACCCTCTAGACAATCATTGTGTACGTTCatacaatgaataaaatgcaatgaatgaaaacaatagaataaaaaatactAGAGAATCATTTTGATCAAATGGTTGTTTGCTTATTTCGTATGGAGAGAAcaacatatattattttactaataaacaacaaaatgcatatttagaATAAATtcgtaattaaaaaaaatgcgAGCGTTACACTGCTCAGGTGCGCCGCCTAGTGTTTTTGGTTGTATAATTAAACATATGTTTCCGGTGCTTATTCTCCCGGAAGTTAAAGTTGAGCAGCTTGGGTTGAAAGGTCGTAGGTTGAGCACGTTGTCGCCGGAATAGAGATGAATGAACTTTGGGACAAAAAAAATACCATATAATTTTGGATTTTACCCGAATTTGTGTTATACTGTGGACAGGCAAAATATTAAGCTCCGAAGCCTGAAGTGGAAAGGTAAATAAGAGAAAGTATCCTCTTTAGTCAAACAATAACTGTACCGGCTAGCTAACCCTACATTCGCGggcacattttttaaaaacatcagtttCTGAGACATCGACAAAAATGTATAAGCTGCAGTTTAGATAAAACTAGCAGTCGATGTTGAATCGCTCTTTGTACAggatattttttaataatgcacTACCTAGCTCTCTTGTCAATGTGAAGGTATTCATTTAGTTAGTTATTGTCAGCTAggtagcttgttagctaactGATTTGTCTTGTAAAACGAAAAGTATAGCTAGGTGCTGCATGTGCATGGATAACTGGGCATTCTTCGTAGCAAATAAGTGTATTAAATGAGTAGTTTTTCAAGACTTTGCCGATGTACTGTTGCTCGTTGctagtagctagttagctaatacTACGCGTAGATGAATGCACCGTTATAGGTAGCTGTCTAGCTAAAATAGTTTTACTAGGGCATGTTAGCTTGATAACATTGACCACCAACATTGGCAATATCCCAGCCTGTGCCACATTTGCTTGCCATTCCATATGAAAGGATATTCCTGTTTTATTGAGAAATTATTTGAAACTACAggtatttgttttcaaataaagcGTTATATTGGAACAGGGCTTATAAGCAAATTCAAGATCGGAGAGTACAGTTTATCTCACTTCTGTGGAATCTGGAGCAAGTGACACCAGGAGGATATGGCAGGGATCCTGTTTGAGGACATTTTTGACGTTAAAGACATCGACCCCGATGGAAAGAAGTTTGACAGAGGTGAGACCAGTGGATTATCATCTAGTTACTCGTCTTCATATCACATTTTACACTCTCAGAGCTTTTGTGAACATATGTATAAGTTTAAACCAAAATCAGCATGAATATAACTGCTTTGTTGTACTCTTTCAAGTGCGTTTTGATAGTGCCCAGCATACAGTTATGTGACTTAAGTcaccataaaatacaaaaacaaggTGGAAATATACCAGATAACAAACAGGTACTTCCTTGTGGTTTTGGTTTTTGACAGTGTCTCGTCTGCACTGCGAGAGTGAGTCTTTCAAGATGGACCTCATTCTTGACGTCAACATTCAGATCTATCCTGTAGACCTGGGTAAGAGAAAGTGCAGGATCTGGATAAGGGAAGAACGAGTCAGCCCCCTAAAATAAACCATAAGTGAGATATGTACATTTAAAGACATTACCATCTAGTGTGCCAGTGATGGTTGGTAGCTGCAACATGGATAAAGCTAGCAAGtctcaaaatgaaattgctgtttgtactttgagtatttttttaacaattacatTTGCTAACCAGTTCACTATTATCAAATCATTTTGCTACTATACCAGGCTGGCAAACTAACTGATTTGTCATAGACATAGTATAACTAGGTGCTGCCTCTGATATGTGAGAAGAATAGTGCTGATGATGTAATGATAACAGAACACATGCAAAGGTTAGGGCCACCTGCAGTTGTATATGTTAAGTCATCCTGTTCTTTCCCCCTGGCTGTACAGGAGACAAATTCAGACTGGTGATTGCAAGCACCTTGTATGAAGATGGCACTCCAGACGATGGGGAGTACAATCCTCAGGATGACCGGCCATCCAGGTATGCTTTTAAGGTATGCTTTTACGGCTTGCAGTCCATAACCTGGCCTATAATACGCATGCTTGCAGGTGGCATTTGAGGAGCCATGTATTGAACCGATTTGTGACTGTTCCCGGCAGAGCGGACCAGTTTGATTATGTGATGTACGGCAAAGTGTACAAGATCGAGGGAGATGAGACGTCCACGGAGGCTGCTACACGTCTGTGAGTGTCAGGCCTTGCCCCCACCCTTCACGGTTCACCTGCataatgcatttctgtttgctCACTTtatttctctgcctgtctccccaGCTCTGCCTATGTGTCGTATGGAGGCTTGCTGATGCGACTACAGGGAGATGCCAACAATCTGCATGGTTTTGAGGTGGACTCGCGGGTCTACCTGCTCATGAAGAAACTAGCCTTCTAATCACTGTCCTCAGTACAGTTTCCTCACATCAGCCTCCTTTATACTCCTAAGACTGGGTTCAGACAATGTCTGAACTCAGTTTACCGTGCTTGAGGAATGGATGAGTGGAATGTTTGTCAGCTGCAATAAGTGTTCAAGAAAGACACAGATAGCTGTCAGATGTAACTGAAGAGCAGTGGGCTGTTTAATGTGCTAGATTATGTAAATAAagatgtgctgttttttatatttcaagTATTGTGTATTATATGTGAACAACAATCGTAAAGAGCACCTAAGGCTCTtctttggtgggggggggggggggggggggactaaaTTTAActgacatttcatattttaaatgtgtgtaaggATTAATTTGTGTACTGGCCTTGTCAGTAATGTCTATGTATCGGACAATACTTGcaaagaaatgtattcatttggaaGCACAAAGGCACACATCAGGTCAGTAGCACTGAATAGGCTATTTTTAGATGCTTTAAagatccaaccaaacactttatgtgggttttatttagtttaatactttaaatatttgaaatagtCTTTAATTTCGTATCCATGTTGCCTAAAGGCCTGTTGTTACAGTCCCCATAATAATGGAGTTTTGCTTTCATGGTGTCTTTAAAACTGTAGAATCATTGTATATTTCTGGTGCAGAGCAGATGTAGCTGATCTGTCTACCAAGATTTCATTAAGTATATGGTGAATGAAGGTGGTAGACATTAACGGTTTTCCAGTACATTTATGGCAATGTCATGCTGCtccatttacatcacatttcacTCTGTTATCCTTTGCCTTAAATGATTTTAGTGGTTTTCACTTTACTTTCTGTATATCTAATTTACTGTATTTCTACTGAAAAAGGGAAGCACCCATCGCTGCAGAGGAACAACAAATTGGGAAATTGGAGGTGAAAGGTACCAGAACAGAACTGTTGTGTATATTACCATGGCAGTGGCTGCTTGAGCACATGTGATGAGGGAAACTGGTGTCATAGTACGTGCCACTGGTGCTCTAATGGGAGTCAAAGGACTCCAGCCAAACATTAGACAGACCTCTGATTGGAGGAGATGCGGTGCAGGAAGGCACATACTCGCTTGTTGCTAGTCAACCCTGGTCCTTGGGGGTGCCAGGGTTTGCAGGCTGTTGTTCCCGAAAGACCAACAACTACCTGGATTCACCTTAGTACTTCAGCTCAACCAGTTTATGTTTGAACCTCATTCTAAGAGGTTATGGCTACATGCTCAAATCTGATTGTTGGCTCAGCCTTCCTATTTACAAACAGTACTGAACATGGCTGTTTTACACATGCACGTTTCAcattctatctctctctctttgctgcTTTGGTCCAAAAGTGATGAAATGAGCTCCCCATGGCAGTCAGGACAGCAGGGTCTCTGTTGTCAAGCCTGccacaacagcactgtgctaTAAGCATGGTACAAATTATTTGTCTGTCTATGGATCTATAGCCTTACTTGCCCCAACCCTATTTACTgcactttttaaattgtaatagCAATTGTAAAATAACAGGTCCTGGACTTCAACACAATCTTTAAATGTTCAGATGAAGACTGTTTCTTGAGGCACAAGATTAAAGTTAACCAGACTGAAAAAAAGTCATGATGACTTGCTGCTGCAAGATACTCACAGAAGTAATACAGAAGTAATTTTTGGAAGAAATCTCACTAAAGACTGAGATCTGAACTTTGGCAAGTCCTTGAGACCGTTtcttattgcttttttttcgttgtgaatGCAATGGTAAAGATGCTCAGATTAATTGGTTTTGAAACAGATACCAAGAGTTGAGATTGTCTACTGTGGATAGTGGACACCGAGAGGACGTAATCGAGCGCCTTTAACAGGCTACACCTGAGTGAAAAGGAATCCGAACAGGCCTGCCCCGGCCATGGTAAATTATAGATAACGGTATGCATGCACTTAGTATCAGATACTGTAACACAAGTCTAGAGAATAACACACTTCAGTAGTGGAAAACACCCCTGTTCGACTTCACCAGTGGGATGTGCACGTCTCCAGACACGGCTCAACATATCAGATATTTGCAAATCCACCGATAAAATTATCTTTGTAGTTGATTAGTACAACCAAGGCTTTAGGGAAAATATCCACGAAGTCGATATTTTCCCGAACAGCTTGGATTTTCACAACCCAAACAATAACGCCTCTGATAAAACGCATTATTCTGGTGTTTCAACTTCTTGAAGGAAACCCGTCTTCTAAATTGTGGAAACGCTGAACAGACGATCCAGAAAGGATTTGACAGATTGACGTAAATTCCTATGTTGCAAAACGAATTGCTGTCATCAGCGTCACAATTTCCTTAAATGCGCCTACACTCCGAGTTGTTATACTTACAACTTACAACCAGcaagtgtaaataaatgtgagaTATAAGCTGCATGACAATTCGCAACACTCCGACAAACGCAGGATTTGTGTCGGGAAGTATATGCGCAACACACGAGTTGGATTGACTGTCTCAAACCATGCAGTGCTAGCCAGTCGTTTGTCAGTAGGCTATAGAGCACAGTTGTTGTAAATACCGCCATGCTCTAGCTGTTATGTGACAGCTTGTCTGTCAGGTTATGAAGACGTGACAGTTTAACATGTAGCAGATAGATGCCTCGTTGCTTCTTGGGAGAATAGCATAGCCAGCTGTTAAACCATCAGAAGCGTACAGTGAAGCATATCCGCGTGGAGACCGAATGGGGATAGTAATTGGACGCACGATGTGCCTTATTATATAAAGTGACCTTACAGGGAGGAACCGGGCTGTAAAATTGCAACTATCATGAAACTCATGCTGATACAATTTAGCTAATAATGAGAACCTGTTCAAACGTTGCTAACTAAGTACGCAGCGcatgcatttataaaacataaaatggatTATCGACGGAAAAggaaactgacatttttcacGATTGGATTAATCTTTCTTTTAAGTGGAGTCGAGTATGGTAAGCGTGTCTTAAACTGGTCGAGTAAAAGTATGTGTTTTATAGTAAGCCtactaaataaaacaattatggGATCGTTTTGGAATATATCACTTTGTGTGATGAAGTATCATTATTTATGTGTagctaattaaataaattaactgtGAAACCTCTGTCATATATATTTAACTCCAGTTCTTACGGTAATTTAGTGGTATACTCTAGTATGACTGGAGCTAGCACGATGAAATCTCACCTCAATAATACTGGTTTGAAAGCTTTGATCACGCTAAGGGTTATTTTGAGGTAcgtgtgtgaatatgaatgtgtgagACCTAGCTGTAGTTTTGCCAGCTACAGGGGCATTGCTCTGGGATGGCATGGCTAGATTAACATCAGGGGTACCAGGCATACAGAACAGTTCAGAGGGGTTCTTAAACAGTAATGAGTTTAACTGGTGTTCGTATCAGTTGGCATTTTTCTCAGATCGCACAATACAAGCATTGATCCAGACTGTAAACACGTAATTTGCTTAATTCCTgtgccccaccccctcttctctcttcttcacCTGTATCATGTGAAGTAATATTACCTTTCACCTGTTCGCAATGCTCGCCTATGTTTAAGTTTGTGTCCCGTACCggaaacagacagcagcacagctgaatGTAGACGTATATTAATACAAAcaatgctgctgtgtgttgtttcaaaacattttaaagactaAAGAAGAAGCGAAGATGtgcataatttattattagAAGTTTATTCTGTTTAAgtagttttgaaaatatttacagcGGACATTATCAATATTACTTTGGGATATAGGTCTACCTCCCTATGTCGCTTTTATAACAGGCTATTACTATGCACACAGCCATTGCACCAAAGTCACACTAATTGTTCATGACATGCACCATTAAACTTACATAACCCTGCATATATGGTTTCAAATACATGGACACGTTGCTGTCAAAGTGGTTTTCACCTTGGTTTATGATCAACATAATACTCCACGGTGACAAAGTAAAACATTCAAGCTGCAAGTCAAATGCCCAATGCAGGATGTGCTGTATATGGTTTCAAATCTGTTTAAACATCTTAAGTGTTATTTGACTATAAAATTTTGCAGGTTGGCTCAGTTATTCTTGCTGGGGTTCCTTGGCTTCCACAGTTCGATGCAGTTGCTGGACATGCATTTTTGTCCTTCTCCCTCAGCTGTGATCCTGCCCACGATTTGGGGGTACCTGCAGATTCTGAGTGCCCAGCCATTCTTCTTGGGTCTGGGCCTGTCTGCTTTCAGCCTGAGCGGACTGCTGTCAGGCCCGCTGTTTGGACACTGGTCCGATCGGACCCGCACCACGAAGGGCATCATCCTCTTCTCAAACCTCTTTGAGATCGCAGGTAAGCGGGGAGAAGATGCGGTCACCCGGAATGAAATGGATGGAAACTCatgaattatttgtgtttattttgacaaaaattGCTCTTTGATGATATGTATTTGATTGCAGTTCAATACAACGTAAGCAATCAACTTGACAGATCTGATCACATTGTAAATACCATTCAGATAATAAGTGTCACCATATGCTTAGCACACCCTTATATAGAGTAGCTTAAATGTTGTCCATTAAGTCTTCTCGAGATTTCTTCTCAGGAAATTCTGcataagtaccttgcacaaTGGTACAACAGGAACATCCAGTCTAGCATTCTCTCACTGTTACAGTACACCATGCTGCCATCCTGCTACTGTAGGCCCTATACGTAAACATGCCGGGacaaatggctgtttttttttaacagactctgcctgtctctctgctatTAGTGCACTCACCCCTGCTTTCTGCATACTGTCAAGGTAGGTAACACATAGTCCAGTGAACCCAGGGAAATG from Megalops cyprinoides isolate fMegCyp1 chromosome 20, fMegCyp1.pri, whole genome shotgun sequence encodes:
- the polr2h gene encoding DNA-directed RNA polymerases I, II, and III subunit RPABC3, whose translation is MAGILFEDIFDVKDIDPDGKKFDRVSRLHCESESFKMDLILDVNIQIYPVDLGDKFRLVIASTLYEDGTPDDGEYNPQDDRPSRADQFDYVMYGKVYKIEGDETSTEAATRLSAYVSYGGLLMRLQGDANNLHGFEVDSRVYLLMKKLAF